In Zingiber officinale cultivar Zhangliang chromosome 6A, Zo_v1.1, whole genome shotgun sequence, a single genomic region encodes these proteins:
- the LOC121996729 gene encoding crocetin glucosyltransferase 3-like, translating into MASTRNCDGVVVLFPFLAHGHMNPSLDLARLLSTRYPSLSLIILTTDGNLPHLSRRGLPPSIRLSGLPFHPTDHGLPPDADTTFALPPQLVTRFNHAIQDSLPDSFSAYLSSLLEAELPLLCLIADMFLGWTAPIAEQLGVFHATFYTSGPYAMSIYNSLWINLPHVDGRHGDDDEIAVPGVPGITVRRRQLSRNMRSAASNPDHPSGRFVRRQAECCRRSRATLWNTAEALEKPFLELWAESTRQPVFAVGPLFSAAGGRGTVVDDGGIAAECFAWLDRQAPGSVVYVSFGSQNRLPPEEAADLAASLERHSRPFLWAAPAADQAPPQDAMRQGIGMVARGWVPQAAILVHPAVGVFVSHGGWNSTLESLGSGVPVVFRPIGGEQFFNAKLVVELLGAGAVAAAGGAEAAEAVEEVMADEERGRKVRRRAREIAAEITAAVAEGINGIGESLRALDEFMSSVTRRC; encoded by the coding sequence ATGGCTTCGACGAGGAACTGTGACGGCGTCGTGGTGTTGTTTCCATTCTTGGCGCATGGTCATATGAATCCTTCCCTCGACCTCGCCCGCCTGCTCTCCACACGCTACCCTTCCCTTTCCCTCATCATCCTCACCACCGACGGCAATCTACCCCACCTCTCCCGCCGTGGCCTTCCCCCGTCCATCCGTCTCTCCGGCCTCCCTTTCCACCCCACCGATCACGGCCTCCCTCCTGACGCCGACACCACCTTTGCCCTCCCTCCCCAACTCGTCACCCGATTCAACCACGCCATCCAGGACTCCCTCCCCGATTCCTTCAGCGCCTACCTCTCCTCCCTCCTCGAAGCCGAGCTTCCCCTGCTCTGCCTCATCGCTGACATGTTCCTCGGCTGGACCGCCCCCATCGCGGAGCAGCTCGGCGTCTTCCATGCCACCTTCTACACCTCCGGACCTTACGCCATGTCTATCTACAACTCTCTATGGATCAACCTCCCCCACGTTGATGGCCGCCACGGAGACGACGACGAGATCGCCGTCCCGGGTGTACCCGGGATCACTGTGCGCCGCCGCCAGCTGTCGCGAAACATGCGCTCAGCCGCGTCGAATCCGGATCACCCCAGCGGCCGGTTCGTGCGTCGCCAGGCGGAGTGCTGCCGCCGCTCCCGCGCCACTCTGTGGAACACCGCGGAGGCCCTCGAGAAGCCGTTCCTCGAATTGTGGGCTGAGTCAACGCGGCAACCGGTGTTCGCCGTGGGTCCTCTTTTCTCCGCCGCTGGAGGTCGAGGCACCGTCGTGGACGACGGAGGCATCGCCGCGGAGTGCTTCGCGTGGCTTGACCGCCAGGCGCCTGGATCCGTGGTGTACGTGTCGTTCGGGTCGCAGAACCGGTTGCCGCCGGAGGAGGCGGCCGACCTGGCGGCGTCGTTGGAGAGGCACTCCAGGCCGTTCCTATGGGCCGCACCGGCGGCAGACCAAGCCCCTCCCCAGGACGCGATGAGACAGGGGATTGGGATGGTAGCGCGCGGGTGGGTGCCTCAGGCGGCGATCCTAGTGCACCCGGCGGTGGGGGTGTTCGTGAGCCATGGCGGCTGGAACTCGACTCTGGAAAGCCTCGGATCCGGGGTCCCAGTGGTGTTCCGGCCGATAGGAGGGGAGCAGTTCTTCAACGCGAAGTTGGTGGTGGAATTGCTGGGGGCGGGAGCGGTGGCGGCGGCAGGTGGCGCCGAGGCAGCGGAAGCGGTGGAAGAAGTGATGGCGGACGAGGAGAGAGGTAGAAAGGTGAGGCGCAGGGCGAGGGAGATCGCGGCGGAGATTACGGCGGCCGTGGCGGAAGGGATCAATGGCATCGGTGAGTCGCTGCGTGCGTTGGATGAGTTCATGAGCTCAGTCACCCGTCGATGTTGA